The Pseudomonas benzenivorans region TCGCCACTCGGATTGCTGTCGGCTGGCGCAGGCGCGTCGCTCGGCTTAGCGCCAATGGCGTCGTTGCGGCCAGTAGACTGGGTGCTGCCTGTACGCCCTGTATTGGCAGGGGTGCTGGCACTATTGGGCCGGTTGAAATCGATGACCATGATGCAAAACCTCGGGCAGTATTTGGACGCTTGCCTAGCTTGTCGGCCCAAAACCAGAAAACTTTAGGGCTGCCGAGCAATAATTCTGCGTCAGGCAACAGTCTAAAACACGGTGCGTCAGTCGTCAGCCGAACATCACACAAGAATCATGCCTACATGGCCACTTCAACCTGGCCAGGCCCCACTACCCGGGCCCTGATCACGCGCTGCGAGCGCTGGTTGCGTACCCGGATCTGTTTGCCGGCAGCCCCGTCGGACAAGGCCTCGCCGGGCATGCGCACGTTCACCGTGCCGCTGCGTGCGCTGATGACCACCTGATCGCCCCGATGGACGACCTCGGCGGCCTCGACGTGTATGGGCATCACCACTTGGTCCGGCAGCAGGGGGCGCGTCAATTTCTTGCCGACTGCCTGCCTGGGGGTGGTCAGGTAGCCCTGGCTGAGTGAGCCGAGATCGCGTTCGGCCAGGGCAATGTCCATTTCCGTCAGAACGGCGTTGCGTTTGAGTGGGCGACTGGCGATCACGACCTCGCGGTACAGGCGCACCTGGCCCGGAACGAAGACGGTCCAGGGGGCACTGCCTGAACAGCGCACTCGCACGGTTACCCGGCCTACGGGCTCGTCCGGGCTTTCCAGGGTGGCAGCCAGTTCTTTGTCGCACGCGGGCAGGCGCAGGCGCGGATCCAGCCGATTGACCTGGACCTCATGCCGTCCCTGGATATCGCCGCGCTGTAAATACTGCTCTACTGCCTGCTCAAGAAAGCCCTGGGCGGTGCCGATAAGCTGCTCAGGCAAGGTTGCCGCGGCTGCCTGGGGGCTATAGCCGAGTAGGAGCAATGCAGGTAAAACTGCCAGTAGGTGGCAGCCCTTTACCAGTGCGTGCCGAAAAGTCGTCGTTTCTGCGTTCATGCTGAGTAAAAAGCAAGGCCCGTGCCGCCTGCTACGCTGAGCACATTGCGCGCTAGTCAAACTGAAGAGGTTGGGGCATGGCCGGTGTATTGGATTCGGTAAATCAGCGAACTCAGCTGGTAGGGCAGAATCGTTTGGAACTGCTGTTGTTTCGTCTGAACGGCAGCCAGTTGTACGGGATCAACGTGTTCAAGGTGAAGGAGGTGCTGCAGTGCCCCAAGCTCACCATCATGCCGAAGTCCAGCCCGGTGGTCCGTGGGGTCGCGAGTATTCGCGGCGGCACCATCCCGATTCTTGACCTGTCCATGGCGACCGGCAAGGCGCCGCTGAAGAACCTGGACAACAGCTTCGTCATCATCACCGAGTACAACACCAAGGTTCAGGGCTTTTTGGTGCATTCGGTGGAGCGCATCGTCAACATGAACTGGGAGGGCATCCATCCGCCACCCAAGGGGACGGGGCGCGATCATTACCTCACCGCGGTGACCCATCTGGATCAGCAGTTGGTGGAGATCATCGACGTGGAGAAAATCCTCGCCGAGGTGGCTCCGACGTCCGAGGTCATATCCGAGGGCGTGCTGGATCAGCAGGTTCAGGCCAAGGCAGTGACCAAGCGGGTGCTGACCTGCGATGACTCCTCGGTGGCGCGCAAGCAGGTGACTCGCTGCCTGCAGACTGTCGGCGTCGAGGTGGTGGCGCTGAACGATGGGCGCCAGGCCCTGGAGTACCTCAAAGCCATGGTCGAGGAGGGCAAGAATCCGGCCGAGGAGTTCTTGATGTTGATATCCGACATCGAGATGCCGGAAATGGACGGCTACACCCTGACGGCGGAGATTCGTGCGGATCCGCGCATGCAGAAACTGCACATCATCCTGCATACTTCGCTCTCTGGCGTGTTCAACCAGGCCATGGTGAAAAAGGTGGGGGCCGATGACTTCCTGGCCAAGTTCCGGCCGGATGATCTGGCGTCACGGGTGGTTGAGCGCATCAATATGGTAGATCAGGGCTGAGGCGTGTCTTCGGCACAACATTATGATCGGCGAGGCCTCGCGAGTGTCTTCAGGTAATTTGGATTTCGAGCAGTTCCGGGTATTCCTGGAAAAAGCCTGCGGCATTCTGCTGGGCAGCAACAAGCAGTATCTGGTTTCCAGTCGGCTGAACAAACTGATGGAGCAGCATGCCATCAAGAGCCTGGGGGAGCTGGTGCAGCGCATGCAAAGCCAGCCGCGCAGCGGTTTGCGCGAGCAGGTGGTGGATGCCATGACCACCAACGAAACCCTGTGGTTTCGCGACACCTATCCGTTCGAGGTGTTGAAGAATCGGGTGCTGCCCGAGATGATCAAGGCCAGCCCCGGGCAGCGTTTGCGCATCTGGTCGGCGGCCTGCTCGTCCGGTCAGGAGCCCTATTCCCTGTCGATGAGCATCGACGAGTTCGAGAAGACCAATATCGGTCAGCTCAAGGCCGGGGTGCAGATCGTGGCCACCGACCTTTCGCCGTCGATGCTGGCCAACTGCAAGTCCGGCGAGTACGACAGCCTGGCGATGGGCCGTGGCCTGTCCCAGGAGCGCTTGCAGCGCTATTTCGATCCGGCCGGACCAGGGCGCTGGGTGGTCAAGCCGGCCATCAAGAGCCGCGTCGAATTTCGCCCGCTTAACCTGCTGGACAGCTATGCCAGCCTCGGCAAATTCGACGTCGTGTTCTGCCGCAACGTGCTGATCTACTTCTCCGCCGAAGTGAAGAAGGACATCCTTACGCGCATCCACGCCATGCTCAAGCCCGGTGGCTACCTGTTTCTCGGCGCCTCTGAGGCGCTCAACGGACTGCCGGAGCGTTATCAGATGGTGCAGTGCAGTCCGGGCATCATCTACAAGGCAAAATGAGCCAGTCGCCGCGGGCGGCTTGGGAAGAACGGGAGGCCAGTGGCCTCCCGTTTTTCGTTCGGCTGGCGGCAAATGGTCTGGGGAGGATTGCCGCTTTGCTTGCCAGAGGGCGGAAAGGCCTTGCCGCTTGGCTCGTAAGCTGGCCTGAAAAAACTGCCAAGTAGTTGAAATATAAGAAGTAAATTTTTTGGCACACACCTTGCTGTATGTCTGGCACGGACAACAGGTAAGCCAGACGGCAAGGGTTCCTGACCATGAGCATCAGCTTCGATAGTGCACTCGGCATCCATGAAAAAGCGCTCGGCTTCCGCGCCCAGCGTGCCGAGGTGCTGGCCAACAACATGGCCAACGCCGATACGCCCAACTACAAGGCGCGCGATCTGGACTTCGCCTCGGTACTGGCCGAGCAGAGTGCCAAGGTCCAGCGCGGCCCGGTCGGACTGAGTCGCACCGACAGCCGGCATATCGCCGCCGAGGGGCTGAGTGCGGGCGATGCCGGACTGGTCTACCGCTCGCCACTGCATGCCTCCATCGATCAGAACACCGTCGATTTGCAGGTCGAGCAGGCCAGCTACGCGGAAAACGCGGTGAACTTCCAGGCTAGCTTCACCTTCCTCAACAGCAAGTTCAAAGGGCTGGTCAGCGCCCTGCGCGGCGATTAAAGGAGTCCGATGCCATGTCACTCGCCAGTGTCTTCAATATCGCCGGAACCGGCATGAGCGCCCAGAGCACTCGCCTGAACACCATCTCCAGCAACATCGCCAACGCCGAGACGGTGTCGTCGAGCATCGATCAGACCTATCGCGCGCGTCATCCGGTGTTCGCCACCGTCTTCCAGCAGGCCCAGGGCGGCGACCGCGGTTCCTTGTTCGCCGAGCAGGACCAGGCCGGCCAAGGCGTCCAGGTGCTGGGCATAGTCGAGGATCAGAGCGAGCTGGTACAGCGCTACGAGCCGAATCATCCGGCCGCCGATGAGAATGGCTATGTCTACTACCCCAACGTCAACGTGGTCGAGGAAATGGCCGACATGATCTCGGCCAGTCGGGCCTTCCAGACCAACGTGGAAATGATGAACACCGCCAAGCAGATGCTGCAGCGGGTGCTGACCCTGGGCCAGTGAACCACCGGTGAGGAATGAAGGATGAGCAGCGTTAGTGGTGTCAGCTCTGCATTGGATCAGTACCAGATCAAGCAGGAGCCCAATAAGAGCAAGGAGCTTGGCAAGAATGAGTTTCTCAACCTGCTGGTGGCGCAATTGAATAACCAGAACCCGCTGGAGCCCCAGGGTAACGGCGAGTTCATCGCCCAGTTGGCCCAGTTCAGCCAGGTCGAGGGGATCGAGAAGCTCAATACCAGCATGAGCTCCCTGCTATCGGGCTACCAGTCGTCCCAGGCGCTGCAAGCCTCTTCCCTGGTCGGGCGCAAGGTCATAGTGCCGACTGACAAGGCGATGGTCGATACCAGCGAGAGCTTCAAGGCCAGCCTGGTGCTGCCGACCACCAGCAGCAATGTCTACGTCAACGTGTACGACAAATCCGGCTCCGTGGTGAACCGGATCAACCTGGGCGAACAGGCCGCCGGCAACGTCAGCTTCATCTGGGACGGCAAGGACGCCGGCGGCAATCTGTTGCCGCCCGGTAACTACAGGTTCGAGGCGCAGGCGACTTACAACGGCGAAACCAAGGGGCTCTACACCCTGCTGCCGGCCAACGTCGACAGCGTCACCCTGGGGGGGAGCGAGCTGACGTTGAACCTGGCGGGACTCGGCAGCGTGCCGCTCTCCCAGGTGCAGGTGATCGGTCAGTAATCAGCGAATTCAATCGCCGGTGCGGCCGGCAAAGGAGACTTCCATGTCGTTCAATATCGGTCTGAGTGGTCTGCGGGCTGCCACCAGTGATCTCAATATCACCGGCAACAACATCGCCAACGCCGGTACCGTTGGCTTCAAGCAGTCGCGTGCCGAGTTCGCCGACCTCTATGCCGCTTCGGTGCAAGGCACCGGCAGCAACCAGCAGGGCGCTGGGGTGCAACTGAGCAATGTGTCGCAGCTGTTCAATCAGGGCAACATCAACTACACGCAGAACGCCCTGGATCTGGCCATCAACGGCAATGGCTTCTTCCAGACCAGCAACAACGGCGAGATCAGCTACACCCGGGCCGGTTATTTCGGTACCGACCGCGAAGGCTTCATGGTGAACAACTTCGGTCATCGCCTGCAGGGCTATGCAACCGATGCCAACGGCAATCTGCAGAACGGCGTGATCACCGACTTGCGCATCGAATCGGCCAGCCAGTCCCCCCAGGCAACGAGCACGCTGACCCAGGGATTCAACCTGAATTCGACCAACACGGTGCCCGTCACCACGCCATTCAATCCGGCCGACCCGACTACCTACAATTCGGCGACCTCCACCAATATCTATGACACCCAGGGCAATGCCCATGTCATGACTCAGTACTTCGTCAAGACCGGGCCCAATGCCTGGCAGATGAATGTGCTGATCGATGGTCGCAACCCGGCAGACCCGACCTCCACAGTGCCCTATTCGATGGGCATGGGGTTCACCGCCAGCGGTCAGTTGAACATCGCCAGCCTGGCCTCGGGCAACTATGACGGCGCCGGCGGCCCCGACTTCACTGTGGACCCGGCGACCGGACGCTTCACCCTGGATGGCTGGACGCCGGCGATAGCGGATAGTTCGGTCCCACCGGTATGGTCGGCCAACGGCGCCACCGCCAACGCAGCGGGCATCCAGGTGGACATCCGCAACTCCACCCAGTTCGCCAGCGCCTTCGCGGTCAACAGCGTTAGTCAGGACGGCTACACCACGGGGCAGCTGGCGGGGCTGGAGATCGACGATACCGGGGTGATCTTCGCCCGTTACACCAATGGTCAATCCAGGGTGCAGGGGCAGGTCATTCTGGCCAATTTCGCCAACACTCAAGGCCTGACCCCGGTTGGCAAGACGGGCTGGGCGCAGTCCTTCCAGTCCGGGGAGCCGGTGATCGGCACGCCGCGCAGCGGTACCCTGGGTGCGCTGCAGGCCGGCGCCCTGGAGGATTCCAATGTCGAGGTGTCCGAGCAGTTGGTGAACATGATCGTCGCTCAGCGTAACTATCAGGCCAATGCCAAGACGATCGAAACCGAAAGCGCCATCACCCAGACCATCATCAATCTACGCTGATAGCGGCGCGCTCGGTTGCGCTTGCCGCAGGCGGCAAATTCCCGCCGAGCGTCTTTTGAAAGGCTCCCCTAGGGAGCCTTTTCTTTTTAATAAACTCCTTATATTTCATTGTCTTATTGGTTTGCGTCGATGGGTGGCACGGTGCTTGCTGGATTACTGGCAAAGAGCAGCGGGCGCTACGCCCACCTCGGAGACTAACCATGGACAAGATGCTGTACGTCGCCATGACAGGGGCCCACAACAACAGCCTGGCCCAGAGCGCCCACGCCAACAATTTGGCGAACATCTCCACCAGCGGCTTCCGTCGCGATTTCGAGCAGGCGCGCTCGATGCCGGTGTTCGGCGACGGTTTGCCGGCGCGGGTGTATGCCATGAGCGAGCGCCCCGGCACCGACTTTACCCCCGGCTCTCTGCAGGAGACCGGTCGTGACCTGGATGTGGCGATCGGCGGCGAGGGCTGGCTGGCCGTGCAGGCGGCCGATGGCAGCGAGGCCTACGTGCGCACCGCCAGCCTGAATGTCGATGCCTTAGGTATGTTGCGCACCGGCAGCGGCTTGCCGGTGATGGGCAATGCCGGGCCGATCGCCGTGCCGCCGGAGCAGAAGATCGAGATCGGCCAGGACGGCACCATCAGCATTCGCGCCCTCGGCGAGGCGCCCAATGTGCTGGCCGAGGTCGACCGTCTGAAGCTGGTCAACCCCGACCTCAAGCAGATGGAGAAGGGCAGTGACGGCCTGATGCGGATCAAGGACGGGCAGCCGGTACTGGCCGATGCGGCAGTGCGGGTGACCTCGGGTTTCCTCGAGTCGAGCAACGTCAATGCCGTGGAGGAGATGACCGCGATCCTCTCCCTGTCCCGCCAGTTCGAGCTGCAAGTGAAGATGATGCGCACCGCCGAGGACAACGCCTCGGCTGTGGCGCGGGTCTTGCAACTCAGCTAATTACCAGCACGCGGCGCCGTGAAAGCGGCGCCCGAGGAGAATAGATATGCTTCCTGCACTCTGGGTCAGCAAGACCGGCCTGTCCGCCCAGGACATGAACCTGACCACCATTTCCAACAACCTGGCCAACGTGTCGACCACGGGTTTCAAGCGCGATCGTGCCGAGTTCGAGGACCTGCTGTATCAGATCCGTCGCCAGCCCGGTGGTCAGTCCAGCCAGGACAGCCAGTTGCCCTCCGGCTTGCAGCTCGGCACCGGCGTGCGGGTGGTCGGTACGCAGAAGATCTTCACCACCGGCAGCCTGCAAACCACCGAGCAACCGCTGGATATGGCGGTGAACGGCCGGGGTTTCTTCCAGGTGCTGATGCCCGACGGCACCGTGTCCTACACCCGCGACGGCAGCTTCCATCTGAACGCCGACGGCCAGCTGGTCACCTCCAATGGTTTCGCCCTGGAGCCCGCCATCGTGCTGCCCAACGAGGTGCGCACCTTCACCGTGGGCGAGGACGGCACGGTATCGGTGACCACCGCCGGCAACCCGCAGCCGCAGATCGTCGGCAACCTGCAGCTCGCCGACTTCATCAACCCGGCGGGCCTGGAAGCGGTCGGCAGCAACCTGTTCCTGGAGACCGCCTCCAGTGGCGCGCCCCAGGTCGGCACGCCGGGCCTCAACGGCCTGGGCACGACCCTGCAGAACACCCTGGAAAACTCCAACGTCAGCGTGGTCGAGGAGCTGGTGAACATGATCACCACCCAGCGTGCCTACGAGATGAACTCCAAGGTCATCTCCACCGCCGACCAGATGCTGTCCTTCGTGTCCCAGAATCTTTGATGAGTGGGGCCGGCGTTAGCGGGCCGCAACTGCAATAGAACACCCGAGGTAGTGGTTATGAACCGGCTGATGATAGCGCTCTCTATGCTCGTGACCGTGGCCCTGAGCGGCTGCGTCTCGCCGCCGCCGAAGCCGGACGACCCGTACTACGCGCCGGTGCTGCCCCGTACTCCGCTGCCGGCGGCGCAGAACAACGGCTCGATCTACCAGGCCGGCTTCGAGAACAATCTCTACGGCGACCGCAAGGCCTTCCGTGTCGGCGACATCATCACCATCACCCTCAACGAGCGCACCCAGGCCAGCAAGAACGCCGGCTCGCAGATCTCCAAGGACAGCAGCGCCAATATCGGCCTGACCTCGCTGTTCGGCGGCGGCGTGTCGGTACGCAACCCCGGCTCGGGTAATGTCCTCAACCCGCTGACCGGCGACAACCTGAGCCTGGGGGCCGAGTACAACGCCAACCGCGACACCAAGGGCGACAGCAAGGCGGCCCAGGGCAACAGCCTGTCCGGCTCGGTCACCGTGACCGTCGCCGAGGTGTTGCCCAACGGCATCCTGGCGGTGCGCGGGGAGAAGTGGATGACCCTCAACACCGGCGACGAACTGGTGCGCATCGCCGGGCTGGTGCGGGCCGACGACATCAGCACGGACAACACCGTTTCCTCCACGCGTATCGCCGACGCGCGCATCACCTACTCGGGCACCGGGGCCTTCGCCGACGCCAGTCAGCCGGGCTGGCTGGACCGCTTCTTCCTCAGCCCGCTGTTCCCGTTCTAAGCAGGTAGCCGACCATGATGCGACTGATTTCCGCCCTCTGCCTGCTGCTGCTCGCCGCCGTCGCCCAGGCCGAGCGGCTCAAGGACCTGGCCAGCATCCAGGGCGTGCGCAGCAACCAGCTGATCGGCTACGGCCTGGTGGTCGGCCTCAACGGCAGCGGCGACCAGACCACCCAGACGCCCTTCACCGTGCAGACCTTCAACAACATGCTGGCGCAGTTCGGCATCAAGGTGCCGGCCGGCGGCAACGTGCAGCTGAAGAACGTCGCCGCGGTGTCGGTGCATGCCGACCTGCCGGCCTTCGCCAAGCCGGGGCAGACCATCGACATCACCATCTCCTCGATCGGCAATGCCAAGAGCCTGCGCGGCGGCAGCCTGCTGATGACCCCGCTCAAGGGCATCGACGGCAACGTCTACGCCATCGCCCAGGGCAATCTGGTGGTCGGCGGTTTCGATGCCGGCGGCGCCGATGGCTCGCGCATCACCGTCAACGTGCCGTCGGCCGGGCGCATCCCCGGCGGCGCCACGGTGGAGCGGCCGGTGCCGAGCGGCTTCGACCAGGGCAACAGCCTGACCCTGAACCTCAACCGGCCGGACTTCACCACGGCGAAGAACATCGTCGACCAGATCAACGACCTGCTCGGCCCGGGCGTGGCCCAGGCCATAGACGGCGGCTCGGTGCGGGTCAGCGCGCCGCTGGACCCCAACCAGCGGGTCGACTACCTGTCGATTCTCGAGAACCTGGAAGTCAACCCGGGCCAGGCCGTGGCCAAGGTGATCATCAATTCGCGCACCGGCACCATCGTCATCGGCCAGAACGTGCGGGTGCAACCGGCGGCGGTGACCCACGGCAGCCTCACGGTGACCATCACCGAAGACCCCATCGTCAGCCAGCCCGAGGCGCTGTCCGGCGGTCAGACCGCTGTGGTGCCGCGCTCGCGCGTGAACGCCGATCAGGAAGCCAAGCCGATGTTCAAATTCGGCCCCGGCACGACCCTGGACGAGATCGTCCGCGCGGTGAACCAGGTCGGCGCCGCGCCCTCGGACCTCATGGCCATCCTCGAGGCGCTCAAGCAAGCGGGCGCCCTGCAGGCCGACCTGATCGTGATCTAAGGAGGCGACCATGGATTCTCGACTCTCGGCCGGCCTGCTCGGCAACGGCAAGAGCCCGCTGGACAGCGGCGCCTTCACCGACCTGAACCGCCTGAACCAGTTCAAGGTCGGCGGCGACAGCGAGCAGAACATCCGCAAGGTGGCCCAGGAGTTCGAGTCGCTGTTCCTCAATCAGATGCTCAAGGCCATGCGCTCGGCCAACGAGGTGTTCGGCGAAGGCAACTTCCTCAACAGCAACGAGAGCAAGACCTACCAGGACATGTACGACCAGCAGCTGTCGGTGACGCTGTCGAACAACCAGAACGGTATCGGCCTGGCCGCTGTGCTGGAGCGGCAGATGTCGAAGATGAAAGGGCCCAGCGAGCGGCCCAATCCGTTCGCTCAGGTCGATGCCCCGGTGCCCCGTGCGCCGAGCAAGCCGCTGGCCAAGGTCGACAGTGCACGCGATGACGCGGGACTGATCAATCAGCGGCGCCTGGCGCTGCCGGGCAAGCTGGGCGATCGCCTGCTGGCCGGCATAGTGCCCTCGGACGGCGCTGTCGATGGCCAGCCCCTGGCACAGGCCGACTGGGTGCCGGCCACGGCCTTCGCCGCGCCCAAGGACAAGGCCCTGAGCCTGGGCGACAGCGATGCCATCAGCGGCCGCCGCCTGGCCCAGGCGGCTACGGCAGCGGGCAAGTCGACCTTCGCCTCGCCCGCGGAGTTCGTCGCGGCCATGCTGCCGATGGCCGAGAAGGCCGCCGAGAAAATCGGCGTCGAGGCCCGCTACCTGGTGGCCCAGGCGGCCCTGGAAACCGGCTGGGGCAAGTCGATCATCCGCCAGCGGGACGGCAGCAGCAGCCACAACCTGTTCGGCATCAAGAGTCACAACAGCTGGGACGGCGAGTCGGCACGGGTGCTGACCACCGAATACCAGGGCGGCAAGGCGGTGAAAGAGGCGGCTTCGTTTCGCGCCTACGACTCCTACGCCCAGAGCTTCGAGGACTACGTGAGTTTCCTGCAGAGCAACGGCCGTTACGAGAAGGCCCTGAATGCCACCGACAACCCCGAGCGCTTCGTGCGCGAGCTGCAGCAGGCCGGGTACGCCACCGACCCGCATTACGCGCGCAAGGTGTCGCAGATCGCGCGCAAGATGCAGACCTATCAAACCATCGCAGCGGCCGGCACGCCGCCGGCCCGCGGGTGAGCTGAGCCATGGCTGATCTACTGAATATTGGCCTGTCCGGCCTCGCCGCGAACAAGACGGCGCTGTCGGTCACCGGTCACAACATCACCAACGTCAATACGCCGGGGTTTTCCCGTCAGGACACGGTGCAGGCCACCCGGCCGCCGCAGTTCAGCGGTGCCGGCTACATCGGCTCCGGTACCACCCTGGTGGATATCCGCCGCAGCTACAGCGAGTTCCTCAGCACCCAGTTGCGCAGCAGCACCGCGCTCAACAGCGACGTACAGGCCTACAAGAGCCAGATCGAGCAGCTCGATTCGCTGTTGGCAGGCTCCACCACCGGCATCACCCCCTCGCTGCAGAAGTTCTTCTCGTCCTTGCAGACTGCCGCCGAGGATCCGGCCAACATTCCCGCCCGGCAGCTGGTGCTGTCCGAGGCAGAAGGCCTGGCGCGGCGCTTCAACACGGTGTCCGAGCGGATCGGCGAGCAGAACAGCTTCATCAACAAGCAGATGACGGCTGTGACCGATCAGATCAACCGGCTGAGCACCTCCATTGCCAGCCTCAACAATGCCATCGCCGTCGCCGCCTCCAACGGCCAGCAGCCCAACGACCTGCTCGATGCCCGGGAAGAGGCGATCCGCCAGCTGTCCACCTATGTCGGCGTGACGGTAGTGCCCCAGGACGACAGTTCGCTGAACCTGTTCGTCGGCTCCGGCCAGCCGCTGGTGGTGGGCGCCACCGCCAGTCGCCTGGAGGCCGTGCCGGGGCAGGGCGACCCCACTCGCTTCGAGATAGACTTCGTCAGCGGTGGCTCGCGCCAGGGCATCACCAGCTTGATAAGCGGCGGCGAACTGGGCGGGCTGATTCGCTACCGGGCCGAGAGCCTGGACCCGACCCTCAATGCGCTCGGTCGCCTGGCCCTGGCGGTCAGCGACCAGGTCAACACCCAGCTCGGTCAGGGCCTGGATCTCAAGGGGCAGGTGGGCAGCGCGCTCTTTGGCGACTTCAACGACCCGGCCCAGGCGGCGTTGCGCGTCCTGGCTTTTTCGACCAATACCAGCAATGTCCAGCCGGCGCTGAACATCACCAACAGCAGCGTGCTGACCACCAGCGACTACCGCCTAGAGTTCGATGGTACCAACTACACGGCGCGGCGCTTGAGCGACGGCGCGACCATGACGGTGGCACCTCCTGGCCCCTTCACTTACCCGCAAACCCTGACCTTTGCCGATGTCGCCGGCCGCGACCAAGGGTTCGAACTGGTATTGGGATCGGCACCGGCGGCGGGTGACCGCTTCTTGATGCAGCCAACCCGGCGCGGCGCTGTCAGCATGACCGCAGTCTTGGACCAGGCCGATCAGTTGGCTTTTGCCGCGCCGGTCAGGAGCGAGGCCGCCCTGCAGAACGTCGGCAATGGCACGATTTCCCAGCCTGACCTGATCGCCGCCGGGGCCAGTCCTATCGACAGCGCGGCGATCGCCGCCGCCTTGCCGCAGGGGCTGATCTACAACGGCGCCGGGGGCTTCGAGAACCCGCCGGGCACCCCGGTAGCCGGGTTGACCCGGGTACCTGCTGGCGCCTTCGTGCCGGGCCAACTGAACACCTATGAACTGGATCTCGGCAGCGGCAACCGGGTCAGCTTCACCATCAGCGGCCGTCCGGAGAATGGCGACACCTTTACCCTGGCCTTCAACAGCAATGGTGTTTCGGACAACCGCAATGCGCTCAAGCTGGTGGACCTGCAGAGCAAGCAGACCGTCGGCGTGGACCCGAGCGTTACGGGTATCGGCACCGGGGCCAGCTTCACCGACGGTTACGGCGATCTGGTCGAGCGGGTCGGCACCCTGACCGCCCAGGCCCGCCAGGACGGCGAGGCCACCGGGGCCATCCTCAAGCAGGCCACGGACAACCGCGATGCCCTGTCCGGGGTCAACCTCGATGAGGAGGCGGCCAACCTGATCAGGTT contains the following coding sequences:
- the flgB gene encoding flagellar basal body rod protein FlgB, encoding MSISFDSALGIHEKALGFRAQRAEVLANNMANADTPNYKARDLDFASVLAEQSAKVQRGPVGLSRTDSRHIAAEGLSAGDAGLVYRSPLHASIDQNTVDLQVEQASYAENAVNFQASFTFLNSKFKGLVSALRGD
- the flgE gene encoding flagellar hook protein FlgE; protein product: MSFNIGLSGLRAATSDLNITGNNIANAGTVGFKQSRAEFADLYAASVQGTGSNQQGAGVQLSNVSQLFNQGNINYTQNALDLAINGNGFFQTSNNGEISYTRAGYFGTDREGFMVNNFGHRLQGYATDANGNLQNGVITDLRIESASQSPQATSTLTQGFNLNSTNTVPVTTPFNPADPTTYNSATSTNIYDTQGNAHVMTQYFVKTGPNAWQMNVLIDGRNPADPTSTVPYSMGMGFTASGQLNIASLASGNYDGAGGPDFTVDPATGRFTLDGWTPAIADSSVPPVWSANGATANAAGIQVDIRNSTQFASAFAVNSVSQDGYTTGQLAGLEIDDTGVIFARYTNGQSRVQGQVILANFANTQGLTPVGKTGWAQSFQSGEPVIGTPRSGTLGALQAGALEDSNVEVSEQLVNMIVAQRNYQANAKTIETESAITQTIINLR
- the flgG gene encoding flagellar basal-body rod protein FlgG translates to MLPALWVSKTGLSAQDMNLTTISNNLANVSTTGFKRDRAEFEDLLYQIRRQPGGQSSQDSQLPSGLQLGTGVRVVGTQKIFTTGSLQTTEQPLDMAVNGRGFFQVLMPDGTVSYTRDGSFHLNADGQLVTSNGFALEPAIVLPNEVRTFTVGEDGTVSVTTAGNPQPQIVGNLQLADFINPAGLEAVGSNLFLETASSGAPQVGTPGLNGLGTTLQNTLENSNVSVVEELVNMITTQRAYEMNSKVISTADQMLSFVSQNL
- the flgA gene encoding flagellar basal body P-ring formation chaperone FlgA, with the protein product MNAETTTFRHALVKGCHLLAVLPALLLLGYSPQAAAATLPEQLIGTAQGFLEQAVEQYLQRGDIQGRHEVQVNRLDPRLRLPACDKELAATLESPDEPVGRVTVRVRCSGSAPWTVFVPGQVRLYREVVIASRPLKRNAVLTEMDIALAERDLGSLSQGYLTTPRQAVGKKLTRPLLPDQVVMPIHVEAAEVVHRGDQVVISARSGTVNVRMPGEALSDGAAGKQIRVRNQRSQRVIRARVVGPGQVEVAM
- a CDS encoding chemotaxis protein CheV, whose amino-acid sequence is MAGVLDSVNQRTQLVGQNRLELLLFRLNGSQLYGINVFKVKEVLQCPKLTIMPKSSPVVRGVASIRGGTIPILDLSMATGKAPLKNLDNSFVIITEYNTKVQGFLVHSVERIVNMNWEGIHPPPKGTGRDHYLTAVTHLDQQLVEIIDVEKILAEVAPTSEVISEGVLDQQVQAKAVTKRVLTCDDSSVARKQVTRCLQTVGVEVVALNDGRQALEYLKAMVEEGKNPAEEFLMLISDIEMPEMDGYTLTAEIRADPRMQKLHIILHTSLSGVFNQAMVKKVGADDFLAKFRPDDLASRVVERINMVDQG
- the flgD gene encoding flagellar hook assembly protein FlgD, whose amino-acid sequence is MSSVSGVSSALDQYQIKQEPNKSKELGKNEFLNLLVAQLNNQNPLEPQGNGEFIAQLAQFSQVEGIEKLNTSMSSLLSGYQSSQALQASSLVGRKVIVPTDKAMVDTSESFKASLVLPTTSSNVYVNVYDKSGSVVNRINLGEQAAGNVSFIWDGKDAGGNLLPPGNYRFEAQATYNGETKGLYTLLPANVDSVTLGGSELTLNLAGLGSVPLSQVQVIGQ
- the cheR gene encoding protein-glutamate O-methyltransferase CheR; the protein is MSSGNLDFEQFRVFLEKACGILLGSNKQYLVSSRLNKLMEQHAIKSLGELVQRMQSQPRSGLREQVVDAMTTNETLWFRDTYPFEVLKNRVLPEMIKASPGQRLRIWSAACSSGQEPYSLSMSIDEFEKTNIGQLKAGVQIVATDLSPSMLANCKSGEYDSLAMGRGLSQERLQRYFDPAGPGRWVVKPAIKSRVEFRPLNLLDSYASLGKFDVVFCRNVLIYFSAEVKKDILTRIHAMLKPGGYLFLGASEALNGLPERYQMVQCSPGIIYKAK
- a CDS encoding flagellar basal body rod protein FlgF yields the protein MDKMLYVAMTGAHNNSLAQSAHANNLANISTSGFRRDFEQARSMPVFGDGLPARVYAMSERPGTDFTPGSLQETGRDLDVAIGGEGWLAVQAADGSEAYVRTASLNVDALGMLRTGSGLPVMGNAGPIAVPPEQKIEIGQDGTISIRALGEAPNVLAEVDRLKLVNPDLKQMEKGSDGLMRIKDGQPVLADAAVRVTSGFLESSNVNAVEEMTAILSLSRQFELQVKMMRTAEDNASAVARVLQLS
- the flgC gene encoding flagellar basal body rod protein FlgC; its protein translation is MSLASVFNIAGTGMSAQSTRLNTISSNIANAETVSSSIDQTYRARHPVFATVFQQAQGGDRGSLFAEQDQAGQGVQVLGIVEDQSELVQRYEPNHPAADENGYVYYPNVNVVEEMADMISASRAFQTNVEMMNTAKQMLQRVLTLGQ